One window of the Xiphophorus hellerii strain 12219 chromosome 15, Xiphophorus_hellerii-4.1, whole genome shotgun sequence genome contains the following:
- the ora6 gene encoding gonadotropin-releasing hormone receptor codes for MSHLSVDLLGLRMFVSCVGLVGNIFLILFIFQTRVSHIKSFELFLLGLASFNLEEIVSINVYHVIILDTVFTTTGAWWCRLLKFMTTFGEIASILFTVVICIFRYQKLRDVDHRGSLPICLDSISSAWTLSGVCVTLSALLSLPMFAIAFRGSVENATENRGGCPTDFFQCDENYCPILNCVYKYLIMLLCHLLPLIIVTVTSCLTIVVLLGRTNTVTPANDIISPDHHPGKSHGFYRSTVAVVAAMGLFQVDWTLYLILQWTFSPSDCPIWVEIEFFISASYMSISPYVYGIGGHLFSLENCKHLLKH; via the coding sequence ATGTCTCACCTTTCTGTCGACCTCCTGGGCCTGAGAATGTTTGTTTCATGCGTAGGACTTGTAGGTAACATCTTCCTCATCCTTTTCATCTTCCAGACCAGAGTGTCCCACATAAAATCCTTTGAGCTCTTTCTACTGGGACTCGCTTCATTCAACCTAGAGGAAATTGTCAGCATAAATGTCTATCATGTTATCATACTTGACACTGTTTTCACCACTACCGGTGCCTGGTGGTGTCGCTTGCTTAAGTTCATGACTACCTTTGGTGAAATAGCCAGCATCCTCTTCACCGTCGTCATCTGCATCTTCCGCTACCAGAAGCTGAGAGACGTCGACCACAGGGGCAGCCTCCCGATTTGCCTGGACAGCATCTCATCTGCGTGGACGTTGAGTGGAGTTTGCGTGACGCTCTCCGCCCTCCTCAGTCTCCCGATGTTTGCCATTGCTTTTCGAGGATCCGTGGAAAACGCGACGGAAAACAGAGGAGGATGCCCTACGGATTTCTTTCAGTGTGATGAGAATTACTGTCCCATCCTCAACTGTGTGTACAAATACCTCATCATGCTGCTGTGCCACCTGCTGCCCTTGATCATTGTCACGGTTACCAGCTGCTTGACCATTGTAGTGCTCCTGGGCCGAACAAATACAGTGACACCGGCCAATGATATCATATCCCCCGATCACCACCCTGGGAAGAGTCACGGTTTCTATCGAAGTACGGTGGCTGTGGTAGCAGCCATGGGATTGTTTCAGGTAGACTGGACTCTCTACCTAATCCTTCAGTGGACTTTTAGCCCAAGTGACTGTCCTATTTGGGTTGAAATTGAGTTCTTTATCTCAGCTTCCTACATGTCTATCAGTCCATATGTGTATGGCATAGGGGGCCACTTGTTTTCTCTTGAGAACTGCAAACATTTGCTTAAGCATTAA